In Anas acuta chromosome 21, bAnaAcu1.1, whole genome shotgun sequence, one genomic interval encodes:
- the TAF12 gene encoding transcription initiation factor TFIID subunit 12 isoform X2: MASPLAGPTAVADVIKDVDTQIALIGSGPHNPKKKQDLDKLYDLKAKAQQIMNQFGPSTLINLSNFSSIKPEPASTPPQSSMANSTTVAKMPGTPSGGGRLSPESNQVLTKKKLQDLVREVDPNEQLDEDVEEMLLQIADDFIESVVTAACQLARHRKSNTLEVKDVQLHLERQWNMWIPGFGSEEIRPYKKACTTEAHKQRMALIRKTTKK, translated from the exons ATGGCCTCTCCGTTGGCTGGGCCCACAGCAGTGGCGGATGTAATAAAAGATGTAGACACGCAGATAGCT TTGATTGGTTCGGGTCCCCACAACCCCAAGAAGAAGcaggacctggacaagctttACGACCTAAAAGCTAAAGCCCAGCAGATTATGAACCAGTTTGGCCCTTCTACCTTGATCAACCTCTCCAACTTCTCCTCGATAAAGCCAGAACCGGCCAGCACCCCCCCGCAGAGCTCCATGGCCAACAGCACCACCGTGGCCAAGATGCCCGGGACGCCCAGCGGAGGAGGGCGGCTCAGTCCTGAAAGCAACCAG GTTTTAACCAAGAAGAAGCTGCAGGACCTGGTGCGTGAGGTGGACCCAAATGAGCAGCTGGATGAAGACGTGGAGGAA ATGCTGTTGCAGATCGCCGACGATTTCATAGAGAGCGTGGTGACGGCTGCCTGCCAGCTCGCGCGGCATCGCAAATCCAACACCCTGGAGGTGAAGGACGTCCAGTTGCACCTCG AGCGTCAGTGGAACATGTGGATCCCAGGCTTTGGTTCTGAAGAAATCAGACCCTACAAAAAAGCCTGCACTACAGAAGCTCACAAACAG AGAATGGCACTGATTCGCAAAACCACCAAGAAATAG
- the LOC137843052 gene encoding ras-related protein Rab-39A-like: MEPRWHYQFRVIMLGDSTVGKSSLLRRYTEGVFLDAVNQTVGVDFYVQFVELEPGLRVKLQFWDTAGQERFRSVTRSYYRNSAGGMLLFDLTNRASFESVRRWHREVTDTVQPFRVVFLLVGHKSDLAAERRVGRREAERLAASLGAQYVETSAKDASNVAQAFQMLTLAIYRALQSGLLAPCEAWDGVKSSGPLPAPLPAHTTKEEKRKKCSC, from the exons ATGGAGCCGCGGTGGCACTACCAGTTCCGGGTGATCATGCTGGGGGACTCCACGGTGGGCAAATCCTCGCTGCTGCGGCGCTACACCGAGGGCGTCTTCCTGGACGCCGTCAACCAGACGGTGGGGGTGGATTTCTACGTTCAGTTCGTGGAGCTGGAGCCGGGGCTGCGCGTCAAGCTGCAGTTCTGGGACACGGCTGGGCAGGAGCGGTTCAG GTCGGTGACCCGCTCCTATTACCGCAACTCGGCGGGGGGGATGCTGCTCTTCGACCTCACCAACCGCGCGTCCTTCGAGAGCGTCCGGCGGTGGCACCGCGAGGTGACGGACACGGTGCAGCCTTTCCGCGTCGTCTTCCTGCTGGTGGGCCACAAGAGCGACCTGGCGGCCGAGCGCCgggtgggcaggagggaggccGAGCGCCTGGCGGCCTCGCTGGGCGCCCAGTACGTCGAGACCTCGGCCAAGGACGCCAGCAACGTGGCCCAGGCCTTCCAGATGCTGACCTTGGCCATCTACCGGGCGCTGCAGAGCGGGCTGCTCGCCCCCTGCGAGGCGTGGGACGGGGTGAAGAGCAGCGGCCCCCTGCCCGCGCCGCTCCCGGCTCACACAAcgaaggaggagaagaggaagaagtgcTCGTGCTAG
- the TAF12 gene encoding transcription initiation factor TFIID subunit 12 isoform X1 — translation MNQFGPSTLINLSNFSSIKPEPASTPPQSSMANSTTVAKMPGTPSGGGRLSPESNQVLTKKKLQDLVREVDPNEQLDEDVEEMLLQIADDFIESVVTAACQLARHRKSNTLEVKDVQLHLERQWNMWIPGFGSEEIRPYKKACTTEAHKQRMALIRKTTKK, via the exons ATGAACCAGTTTGGCCCTTCTACCTTGATCAACCTCTCCAACTTCTCCTCGATAAAGCCAGAACCGGCCAGCACCCCCCCGCAGAGCTCCATGGCCAACAGCACCACCGTGGCCAAGATGCCCGGGACGCCCAGCGGAGGAGGGCGGCTCAGTCCTGAAAGCAACCAG GTTTTAACCAAGAAGAAGCTGCAGGACCTGGTGCGTGAGGTGGACCCAAATGAGCAGCTGGATGAAGACGTGGAGGAA ATGCTGTTGCAGATCGCCGACGATTTCATAGAGAGCGTGGTGACGGCTGCCTGCCAGCTCGCGCGGCATCGCAAATCCAACACCCTGGAGGTGAAGGACGTCCAGTTGCACCTCG AGCGTCAGTGGAACATGTGGATCCCAGGCTTTGGTTCTGAAGAAATCAGACCCTACAAAAAAGCCTGCACTACAGAAGCTCACAAACAG AGAATGGCACTGATTCGCAAAACCACCAAGAAATAG
- the LOC137843050 gene encoding ras-related protein Rab-42-like, translated as MDPFSPSPAAGMGTALDAPPNPHIPDTGGHYQFRVIVLGDAAVGKSSLLRCYAEGPGGAVPCPTVGVDFYSRTVPLPPAGRAKLQLWDTAGQERFRSITRSFYRSAAGVLLVFDLTNRASFERVPEWYREAAGDRAAAFVLVGQKSDLAAERAVSAEEASRLAASLGMAFVETSARSNRNVELAFETLAGGILRALGRGALAPPHDCGAVRLIPSPSRPRPLARGEPQGRCWC; from the exons ATGGATCCCTTttcccccagcccagccgctgGCATGGGGACGGCTCTGGATGCCCCCCCGAACCCCCATATCCCCGACACGGGGGGCCACTACCAGTTCCGTGTCATCGTGCTGGGGGACGCAGCCGTGGGGAAATCGTCGCTGCTGCGCTGCTACgccgaggggccggggggggctgtgccctgccccACTGTCGGTGTGGATTTCTACAGCCGCACCGTCCCACTGCCACCCGCCGGCAGGGCCAAGCTGCAGCTGTGGGACACGGCCGgccaggagaggttcag GTCCATCACCAGGTCCTTCTACCGGAGCGCCGCGGGCGTGCTGCTGGTCTTCGACCTCACCAACCGGGCGTCCTTCGAGCGCGTCCCCGAGTGGTACCGCGAGGCCGCCGGTGACCGCGCCGCCGCCTTCGTCCTGGTGGGCCAGAAGAGCGACCTGGCGGCCGAGCGAGCCGTGTCGGCCGAGGAGGCCTCGCGCCTGGCGGCCTCCCTGGGCATGGCCTTCGTGGAGACCTCGGCCCGCAGCAACCGCAACGTGGAGCTGGCCTTCGAGACGCTGGCGGGGGGCATCCTGCGGGCGCTGGGCCGCGGGGCCCTCGCCCCACCCCACGATTGCGGCGCTGTCAGGCtcatccccagccccagccgccCCCGGCCCCTGGCACGGGGCGAGCCCCAGGGGCGCTGCTGGTGCTGA
- the LOC137842987 gene encoding discoidin, CUB and LCCL domain-containing protein 1-like isoform X1: MRAGGGGGGGGGGGGALGLALELLRRCLLLGPLGLRPAGGQDGDGCGHTVLAARSGTLSSRNYPGTYPNHTACRWQLRAPPDTSLILVFGDLDLEPSERCARSSLLLTDPDSGATYGPYCRDSGPTASPLVTNWSSVTVLFSSSSHRSGRGLLLSYASSQHPDVVSCLKRGTHLAQEHTSVYCPAGCKDIEGDIWGNAHQGYRDTSVLCKAAVHAGVIADETGGQVTLSQEKGITLYESAFANGLHSKRGSLSEKRLLFHRACGDALEVAAFNASSWWQEVDALGQERGWAAERAALGTPGPSWAAEPGAEAAWLELDLGTRRNVTGIVTKGSEMYDCYVTSYSVSSSRDGRNWRPYRGSGGQEDKVFEGNVDSRGEVSNAFIPPIVTRYLRVTPHSWHQRIAMKVALLGCPTVRVRAPRPYAPSDHQEVPLPVPTSHSPGRTPVPGVALDPEKADPTLLVLLLVGGFVLGSSLLLLAFLCRRRRKPAAELNCGIVKGYPKLESSQVCSLGSLPPPGSTPPSFPAAAALGDLSQPHSPEYAEPDLVQVSPSSQPGPSTFKPPPDEGYTLPLVVSHYAVPGQYHEYAEPLPPEPEYATPFGDPEPLGTRRSPCGIAGLPAALSRAGCPESPLARYDAPTLPGEPQGLSGANAAPRGELPPGPHGDSVSPERPYSHVYHEAW, encoded by the exons atgcgggcgggcggcggcggcggcggcggcggcggcggggggggggcgctggggcTGGCGCTGGAGCTGCTCCGCCGCTGCCTCCTGCTGGGGCCGCTCGGGCTGCGGCCGGCCGGGGGCCAGGACG GGGACGGCTGCGGCCACACGGTGCTGGCGGCGCGCAGCGGGACGCTGAGCTCCAGGAACTACCCGGGCACCTACCCCAACCACACGGCGTGTCGCTGGCAGCTGCGTGCCCCCCCCGACACCTCCCTCATCCTCGTTTTTGGGGACCTCGACCTGGAGCCCTCGGAGCGCTGCGCccgcagctccctgctgctcaccGACCCCGACAGCGGGGCCACCTACG GGCCCTACTGCAGGGACTCCGGCCCCACTGCCTCGCCCCTGGTGACCAACTGGAGCTCCGTGACCGTcctgttcagcagcagcagccaccgcTCGGGCCGAGGCCTCCTCCTGTCCTACGCCAGCTCGCAGCACCCAG ACGTGGTCTCCTGCCTGAAGAGAGGCACCCACCTGGCCCAGGAGCACACCAG TGTGTACTGCCCTGCCGGCTGCAAGGACATCGAGGGGGACATCTGGGGCAATGCCCACCAGGGCTACCGGGAC ACCTCGGTGCTGTGCAAGGCGGCTGTGCACGCTGGGGTGATCGCGGACGAGACGGGCGGGCAGGTCACCCTGTCCCAGGAGAAGGGGATCACGCTCTATGAGTCCGCCTTCGCCAACGGGCTCCACTCCAAAAG GGGTTCCCTCTCGGAGAAGCGTCTCCTGTTCCACAGAG CCTGCGGCGATGCCCTGGAGGTGGCCGCCTTCAACGCCTCGTCCTGGTGGCAGGAGGTGGACGCGCTggggcaggagcggggctgggcggCCGAGCGGGCGGCCCTGGGCACCCCCGGCCCCTCCTGGGCAGCTGAACCCGGTGCTGAGGCCGCCTGGCTGGAGCTGGACCTGGGCACCCGCAGGAACGTCACAG GGATCGTCACGAAGGGCTCCGAGATGTACGACTGCTACGTGACATCCTACAGCGTGTCCTCCAGCCGCGACGGGAGGAACTGGAGACCCTACAGGGGCAGCGGGGGCCAGGAGGACAAG GTGTTTGAAGGCAACGTGGACAGCCGCGGGGAGGTCTCCAACGCCTTCATCCCCCCGATCGTGACCCGCTACCTGCGTGTCACACCCCACAGCTGGCACCAGCGCATCGCCATgaaggtggccctgctgggctgcCCCACGGTGCGGGTCCGTGCCCCACGGCCCTACG CACCCAGTGACCACCAGGAGGTcccgctccccgtccccaccagCCACTCGCCTGGCCGCACGCCCGTCCCCGGTGTCGCCCTGGACCCCGAGAAGGCCG ACCCCacgctgctggtgctgctgctcgtCGGCGGCTTCGTGCTTggctccagcctcctgctgctggccttcctCTGccgcaggaggag GAAGCCAGCGGCTGAGCTGAACTGTGGGATCGTGAAAG GGTACCCCAAGCTGGAGTCAAGCCAGGTgtgctccctggggagcctgcccccccccggctccacaccgccctccttccctgcagcgGCCGCGCTGGGAGACCTGAGCCAGCCCCACTCACCAG AGTACGCCGAGCCCGACCTGGTGCAGgtgagccccagcagccagccggGGCCCTCCACCTTCAAACCACCCCCGGACGAGGGCTACACCCTGCCACTGGTCGTCAGCCACTACGCCGTGCCGGGGCAGTACCACGAGTACGCCGAGCCGCTGCCGCCCGAGCCGGAATACGCCACGCCGTTCGGTGACCCCGAGCCCCTCGGCACCCGCCGCAGCCCCTGCGGCATTGCGGGGCTCCCCGCTGCCCTGAGCCGCGCCGGCTGCCCAGAATCCCCCCTGGCACGGTACGATGCGCCCACCCTGCCCGGGGAGCCGCAGGGACTCAGCGGGGCGAACGCAGCGCCCCGAGGGGAgctgccccccggcccccaTGGGGACAGCGTCTCGCCGGAGCGTCCCTACTCACACGTGTACCACGAGGCCTGGTGA
- the LOC137842987 gene encoding discoidin, CUB and LCCL domain-containing protein 1-like isoform X2, whose translation MRAGGGGGGGGGGGGALGLALELLRRCLLLGPLGLRPAGGQDGDGCGHTVLAARSGTLSSRNYPGTYPNHTACRWQLRAPPDTSLILVFGDLDLEPSERCARSSLLLTDPDSGATYGPYCRDSGPTASPLVTNWSSVTVLFSSSSHRSGRGLLLSYASSQHPDVVSCLKRGTHLAQEHTSVYCPAGCKDIEGDIWGNAHQGYRDTSVLCKAAVHAGVIADETGGQVTLSQEKGITLYESAFANGLHSKRGSLSEKRLLFHRACGDALEVAAFNASSWWQEVDALGQERGWAAERAALGTPGPSWAAEPGAEAAWLELDLGTRRNVTGIVTKGSEMYDCYVTSYSVSSSRDGRNWRPYRGSGGQEDKVFEGNVDSRGEVSNAFIPPIVTRYLRVTPHSWHQRIAMKVALLGCPTVRVRAPRPYAPSDHQEVPLPVPTSHSPGRTPVPGVALDPEKAGYPKLESSQVCSLGSLPPPGSTPPSFPAAAALGDLSQPHSPEYAEPDLVQVSPSSQPGPSTFKPPPDEGYTLPLVVSHYAVPGQYHEYAEPLPPEPEYATPFGDPEPLGTRRSPCGIAGLPAALSRAGCPESPLARYDAPTLPGEPQGLSGANAAPRGELPPGPHGDSVSPERPYSHVYHEAW comes from the exons atgcgggcgggcggcggcggcggcggcggcggcggcggggggggggcgctggggcTGGCGCTGGAGCTGCTCCGCCGCTGCCTCCTGCTGGGGCCGCTCGGGCTGCGGCCGGCCGGGGGCCAGGACG GGGACGGCTGCGGCCACACGGTGCTGGCGGCGCGCAGCGGGACGCTGAGCTCCAGGAACTACCCGGGCACCTACCCCAACCACACGGCGTGTCGCTGGCAGCTGCGTGCCCCCCCCGACACCTCCCTCATCCTCGTTTTTGGGGACCTCGACCTGGAGCCCTCGGAGCGCTGCGCccgcagctccctgctgctcaccGACCCCGACAGCGGGGCCACCTACG GGCCCTACTGCAGGGACTCCGGCCCCACTGCCTCGCCCCTGGTGACCAACTGGAGCTCCGTGACCGTcctgttcagcagcagcagccaccgcTCGGGCCGAGGCCTCCTCCTGTCCTACGCCAGCTCGCAGCACCCAG ACGTGGTCTCCTGCCTGAAGAGAGGCACCCACCTGGCCCAGGAGCACACCAG TGTGTACTGCCCTGCCGGCTGCAAGGACATCGAGGGGGACATCTGGGGCAATGCCCACCAGGGCTACCGGGAC ACCTCGGTGCTGTGCAAGGCGGCTGTGCACGCTGGGGTGATCGCGGACGAGACGGGCGGGCAGGTCACCCTGTCCCAGGAGAAGGGGATCACGCTCTATGAGTCCGCCTTCGCCAACGGGCTCCACTCCAAAAG GGGTTCCCTCTCGGAGAAGCGTCTCCTGTTCCACAGAG CCTGCGGCGATGCCCTGGAGGTGGCCGCCTTCAACGCCTCGTCCTGGTGGCAGGAGGTGGACGCGCTggggcaggagcggggctgggcggCCGAGCGGGCGGCCCTGGGCACCCCCGGCCCCTCCTGGGCAGCTGAACCCGGTGCTGAGGCCGCCTGGCTGGAGCTGGACCTGGGCACCCGCAGGAACGTCACAG GGATCGTCACGAAGGGCTCCGAGATGTACGACTGCTACGTGACATCCTACAGCGTGTCCTCCAGCCGCGACGGGAGGAACTGGAGACCCTACAGGGGCAGCGGGGGCCAGGAGGACAAG GTGTTTGAAGGCAACGTGGACAGCCGCGGGGAGGTCTCCAACGCCTTCATCCCCCCGATCGTGACCCGCTACCTGCGTGTCACACCCCACAGCTGGCACCAGCGCATCGCCATgaaggtggccctgctgggctgcCCCACGGTGCGGGTCCGTGCCCCACGGCCCTACG CACCCAGTGACCACCAGGAGGTcccgctccccgtccccaccagCCACTCGCCTGGCCGCACGCCCGTCCCCGGTGTCGCCCTGGACCCCGAGAAGGCCG GGTACCCCAAGCTGGAGTCAAGCCAGGTgtgctccctggggagcctgcccccccccggctccacaccgccctccttccctgcagcgGCCGCGCTGGGAGACCTGAGCCAGCCCCACTCACCAG AGTACGCCGAGCCCGACCTGGTGCAGgtgagccccagcagccagccggGGCCCTCCACCTTCAAACCACCCCCGGACGAGGGCTACACCCTGCCACTGGTCGTCAGCCACTACGCCGTGCCGGGGCAGTACCACGAGTACGCCGAGCCGCTGCCGCCCGAGCCGGAATACGCCACGCCGTTCGGTGACCCCGAGCCCCTCGGCACCCGCCGCAGCCCCTGCGGCATTGCGGGGCTCCCCGCTGCCCTGAGCCGCGCCGGCTGCCCAGAATCCCCCCTGGCACGGTACGATGCGCCCACCCTGCCCGGGGAGCCGCAGGGACTCAGCGGGGCGAACGCAGCGCCCCGAGGGGAgctgccccccggcccccaTGGGGACAGCGTCTCGCCGGAGCGTCCCTACTCACACGTGTACCACGAGGCCTGGTGA